The following are encoded together in the Janthinobacterium sp. Marseille genome:
- a CDS encoding TRAP transporter substrate-binding protein, with product MERRSFLKKAAVGATAGAVAVPSFAQTNPTINWRLASSFPKSLDTIYGAADVFTKRVSQLTDGKFNIRPFAGGEIVPALQVMDAVQAGTVEIGHSASYYYFGKDPTFAFDAVVPFGLTSRQQTAWFDQGGGRQLTREFFKDYGIVNFLGGNTGTQMGGWFRKEIKEVKDLQGLKMRIGGFAGRVMQRLGLVPQQIAGGDIYPALEKGTIDAAEWIGPYDDEKLGFNKVAPFYYTPGWWEPSLQLSFYIGIKEWEKLPKAYQAAVEAASYEAHVVMQAEYDARNPAALARLLKNGVKLRQFSKPIMEACYKAAVETMDEEAAKNAKFKKIYEPWKRFRQDQNQWFSVAEVPIQNFMIGRK from the coding sequence ATGGAACGTCGTTCATTCCTTAAGAAAGCAGCAGTCGGTGCTACCGCAGGTGCGGTTGCCGTGCCTTCTTTCGCACAAACCAACCCGACGATTAACTGGCGTCTGGCTTCCAGCTTCCCTAAATCGCTAGACACGATTTACGGTGCAGCGGATGTATTTACCAAACGTGTATCGCAACTGACAGATGGTAAATTCAATATACGTCCTTTCGCAGGCGGTGAGATTGTTCCGGCTTTGCAAGTGATGGATGCAGTTCAAGCAGGTACCGTTGAAATCGGTCACTCGGCTTCGTACTACTACTTCGGTAAAGATCCTACATTCGCATTCGATGCAGTTGTTCCTTTCGGCCTGACCTCGCGTCAGCAAACCGCATGGTTCGACCAAGGCGGTGGTCGTCAACTGACCCGCGAATTCTTCAAGGATTACGGCATCGTCAACTTCCTGGGCGGTAACACCGGTACCCAGATGGGTGGCTGGTTCCGTAAGGAAATCAAGGAAGTTAAAGACCTGCAAGGCTTGAAAATGCGTATCGGTGGTTTCGCCGGTCGCGTCATGCAACGCCTCGGCCTGGTGCCACAACAGATCGCCGGTGGTGATATTTACCCGGCACTGGAAAAAGGCACGATCGATGCAGCAGAGTGGATCGGTCCTTATGACGATGAGAAACTCGGCTTCAACAAAGTTGCGCCGTTCTACTACACACCAGGCTGGTGGGAACCAAGCCTGCAACTCTCGTTTTACATCGGCATCAAGGAATGGGAAAAGCTGCCTAAGGCATACCAGGCTGCAGTAGAAGCCGCTTCCTACGAAGCACACGTCGTCATGCAAGCGGAATACGATGCACGTAATCCAGCCGCATTGGCACGTTTGCTGAAAAACGGCGTCAAGCTGCGTCAATTCTCCAAACCAATCATGGAAGCTTGCTACAAGGCTGCTGTTGAAACGATGGATGAAGAAGCTGCGAAAAACGCGAAGTTCAAGAAAATCTATGAACCATGGAAACGCTTCCGCCAAGACCAGAACCAATGGTTCTCGGTTGCTGAAGTGCCTATCCAGAACTTCATGATCGGCCGTAAGTAA
- the pmbA gene encoding metalloprotease PmbA encodes MSESVFIHSQDQLKQLAQDVLRYAKEKGASDAAVEINEGSGLSVSVRKGGVETIEQNKDKGMGVTVYLGGDGHVRRGNASTSDFSQQALKDTVEAAYNIARFTAEDDCAGLPEVDMLELNPRDLQLCYPWLISSEEAVELAKRGEAAAFAVDKRITNSEGASIYAQQSHFVSANSRGFIGGYPYSRHTISVAPIAGKGSNMQRDDWYSSMRDPKKLAKPEAVGQYAAQRALARLNARKIDTRKCPVLFEAPLAAGLLGAFVQAVSGGALYRKSTFLLDSLGKPAFAPHVQIVEDPHVIGGVGSSPFDEEGVKTSRRDVVKDGIVQGYFLSTYSARKLGMQTTGNAGGSHNLSMTSSLTKSTDDFKAMLKKLDTGLLVTELMGQGVNYVTGDYSRGASGFWVEKGVIQYPVEEITIAGNMKDIFMQVVAIGADTLVRGTKQTGSVLIENMVVAGG; translated from the coding sequence ATGAGCGAATCAGTGTTTATACATAGTCAAGATCAGTTAAAGCAATTGGCGCAGGACGTACTGCGTTATGCGAAGGAAAAAGGCGCATCCGATGCCGCCGTAGAGATCAATGAGGGCAGTGGTTTATCGGTTTCGGTGCGCAAAGGCGGCGTCGAGACGATAGAGCAGAATAAAGACAAGGGCATGGGCGTAACCGTCTACCTAGGTGGCGACGGCCATGTACGGCGCGGTAATGCCAGCACTTCCGACTTTTCGCAGCAGGCGTTGAAAGACACGGTAGAGGCGGCGTACAACATTGCCCGTTTTACCGCGGAAGACGATTGCGCCGGTTTGCCTGAAGTGGACATGCTGGAACTCAATCCGCGCGACCTGCAATTGTGCTATCCGTGGCTGATTTCGAGCGAAGAAGCTGTAGAACTGGCAAAACGCGGCGAAGCGGCGGCTTTTGCGGTCGACAAGCGCATCACGAACAGCGAGGGCGCCAGTATTTACGCACAGCAATCGCACTTTGTTTCTGCCAATTCACGCGGCTTTATCGGTGGTTATCCCTATTCGCGCCATACCATCTCGGTCGCACCGATTGCCGGCAAGGGCAGCAATATGCAGCGCGACGACTGGTATTCGTCGATGCGCGACCCCAAGAAGCTGGCCAAACCGGAAGCGGTCGGCCAGTATGCGGCACAACGTGCACTGGCACGCCTGAATGCACGCAAGATTGACACCCGCAAATGCCCTGTCTTGTTTGAAGCACCATTGGCGGCAGGTTTGCTTGGTGCTTTCGTCCAGGCCGTATCCGGCGGTGCCTTGTATCGCAAATCGACTTTCCTGCTGGATTCGCTGGGCAAACCTGCGTTCGCACCACATGTGCAGATCGTCGAAGATCCGCATGTGATTGGCGGGGTCGGTTCGTCGCCGTTTGATGAAGAAGGTGTTAAGACCAGCCGCCGCGATGTGGTCAAGGACGGCATCGTGCAAGGTTACTTCCTGTCGACTTACTCGGCACGCAAACTCGGCATGCAAACCACCGGCAATGCAGGCGGTTCACATAATCTTTCGATGACCTCGTCATTGACGAAATCAACCGATGATTTCAAGGCGATGCTGAAGAAGCTCGATACCGGTTTGCTGGTGACCGAGCTGATGGGCCAGGGTGTCAATTATGTGACCGGCGATTACTCGCGTGGCGCATCCGGTTTCTGGGTCGAGAAGGGCGTGATCCAGTACCCGGTCGAAGAGATTACGATTGCCGGCAACATGAAGGACATCTTCATGCAAGTGGTGGCGATCGGTGCCGATACCCTGGTACGCGGAACCAAGCAAACCGGTTCGGTGTTGATTGAAAATATGGTTGTTGCGGGTGGTTAA
- the argH gene encoding argininosuccinate lyase — protein sequence MTAQLSKKSEAWSARFNEPVSDLVKRYTASVFFDKRLAQVDIQGSLAHAEMLAHQKIISQQDHAEIQRGMAQIQEEIASGKFEWLLDLEDVHLNIEKRLTELVGDAGKRLHTGRSRNDQVATDIRLYVRSEIDNIVGLLRDLRLALLDLAEKHADTILPGFTHMQVAQPITFGHHMLAYVEMFSRDAERMLDCRKRVNRLPLGAAALAGTTFPIDRERVARTLDFEDVCHNSLDAVSDRDFAIEFCAAAALIMTHVSRMSEELVIWMSPRVGFIDIADRFCTGSSIMPQKKNPDVPELARGKTGRVNGHLIALLTLMKGQPLAYNKDNQEDKEPLFDTVDTVVDTLRIFADMATGITVKPDAMRAAALQGYATATDLADYLVKKGLPFRDAHEAVAHAVRACVDRGCDLSDLTLEEMRVFSPLIEADIFEVLTLEGSVAARNHIGGTAPQQVRLAIARHRSKLN from the coding sequence ATGACAGCACAACTCTCCAAAAAGAGCGAGGCCTGGTCGGCACGCTTCAACGAACCCGTTTCCGATCTGGTCAAACGTTACACTGCTTCGGTATTTTTCGACAAGCGCCTGGCCCAGGTAGATATCCAGGGTTCGCTCGCACATGCAGAGATGCTGGCGCACCAAAAAATCATCAGCCAGCAAGACCATGCCGAAATCCAGCGCGGCATGGCACAAATCCAGGAAGAAATCGCTTCCGGCAAGTTTGAATGGCTGCTGGACCTGGAAGACGTCCACCTGAATATTGAAAAACGCCTGACCGAGCTGGTCGGCGATGCCGGCAAACGCCTGCATACCGGTCGTTCGCGCAATGACCAGGTCGCCACCGACATCCGCCTCTATGTACGTAGTGAAATCGACAACATCGTCGGCTTGCTGCGCGACTTGCGTCTGGCCCTGCTGGACCTGGCCGAAAAACACGCAGACACCATCCTGCCCGGCTTTACCCATATGCAAGTGGCGCAACCGATTACCTTCGGCCACCACATGCTGGCCTATGTTGAAATGTTCAGCCGCGACGCCGAACGCATGCTGGATTGCCGCAAGCGCGTCAATCGCCTGCCGCTGGGCGCAGCTGCGCTGGCCGGCACCACCTTCCCGATCGACCGTGAACGCGTTGCGCGCACACTGGATTTTGAAGACGTTTGCCACAACTCGCTGGATGCAGTTTCCGATCGCGACTTCGCGATTGAATTCTGCGCCGCTGCTGCGCTGATCATGACGCACGTGTCGCGCATGTCGGAAGAATTGGTGATCTGGATGAGCCCGCGCGTCGGCTTCATCGATATCGCTGACCGCTTCTGCACCGGTTCGTCCATCATGCCGCAAAAGAAAAACCCGGACGTCCCTGAACTGGCACGCGGCAAGACCGGTCGTGTCAACGGCCACCTGATCGCACTGCTGACCCTGATGAAAGGCCAGCCATTGGCCTACAACAAGGATAACCAGGAAGACAAGGAACCGCTGTTCGACACCGTTGATACCGTGGTTGATACCCTGCGCATCTTCGCTGACATGGCGACCGGTATCACCGTCAAACCGGATGCAATGCGCGCCGCCGCCCTGCAAGGTTATGCAACCGCAACCGACCTCGCCGATTACCTGGTGAAAAAAGGCCTGCCATTCCGTGATGCGCATGAAGCCGTCGCACACGCAGTGCGTGCCTGCGTCGATCGCGGCTGCGACCTGAGCGACCTGACCTTGGAAGAAATGCGCGTGTTCTCCCCGCTCATCGAAGCCGATATCTTTGAAGTACTGACGCTGGAAGGCTCGGTCGCGGCCCGTAACCACATCGGCGGCACCGCGCCACAACAGGTACGCCTGGCGATTGCAAGACATCGCAGCAAGCTGAATTAA
- a CDS encoding TRAP transporter small permease subunit gives MSFLLSLSRFIDALNEKIGHGISWALLLAVIICTGNAVVRYLFNISSNGWLEIQWYLFGAIFLLATSYTLRRNEHVRIDVIVGRFSKRTQVWIDLLGFLLFLMPATLLILYYSTPYALISIENQEVSSNAGGLIVWPAKLLIPIGFVLLALQGVSEIIKRIGYLKGVVPASAFEKQAATPEEEIAAIKAANKLN, from the coding sequence ATGTCTTTTTTGCTATCGCTATCGCGATTCATTGATGCCCTCAATGAAAAAATAGGCCACGGTATCAGCTGGGCCCTATTACTCGCCGTCATTATCTGTACCGGTAATGCGGTAGTTCGTTATCTCTTCAATATCAGCTCGAATGGCTGGCTCGAAATCCAGTGGTATTTGTTTGGTGCCATCTTTTTGCTGGCGACGTCGTACACCCTGCGCCGCAATGAACACGTGCGTATCGACGTGATCGTGGGCCGTTTTTCGAAACGTACACAAGTCTGGATCGATTTGCTCGGCTTCCTGCTGTTCCTGATGCCAGCGACTTTGCTGATCTTGTACTACTCCACGCCTTACGCGCTGATTTCGATCGAAAACCAGGAAGTTTCCAGCAATGCCGGCGGCCTCATCGTCTGGCCTGCGAAATTGCTGATCCCGATCGGCTTCGTATTGCTGGCCCTGCAGGGCGTATCGGAAATCATCAAACGGATCGGTTACCTGAAAGGTGTGGTCCCTGCCAGCGCCTTTGAAAAACAGGCCGCTACTCCGGAAGAAGAAATTGCGGCGATCAAAGCTGCGAACAAACTTAACTGA
- a CDS encoding TRAP transporter large permease subunit, which translates to MTEFLIANMAPIMFGALVVFLLSGFPVAFSLAANGLFFGLMGIELGLLKPELLQALPNRIFGIMANDTLLAIPFFTFMGLILERSGMAEDLLDTIGQLFGPLRGGVAYAVIFVGALLAATTGVVAASVISMGLISLPVMLRYGYDKKIASGVIAASGTLAQIIPPSLVLIVMADQLGRSVGDMYQAAFGPGLMLTAMYAGYILIISIMRPKWVPALPLEARNLREPNGKSGVVSLFLLIIATVAVCFVFEELLLSLNPKLHADEGAIYAATLGIAGAFLVAVINRRMKLGFLSKMAEKVVFVLIPPLALIFLVLGTIFVGIATPTEGGGMGAFGALVLAIMNRRLSWDLLKQAMNSTSRLSCFVMFILIGSSVFGLIFRGVNGDLWVEHLLTSLPGGTAGFLIVVNILFFGLAFFLDFFELAFILVPLVGPVAEKMGIDLIWFGVLLSVNMQTSFMHPPFGFALFYLRSVAPKEVKTSDIYWGSVPFVLIQVIMVTLIIAFPKLISVESKTDMHEKIELKIDMGEESVDYGNDDATDSSSEKPAASDDEAPQLNFSTDEPAKK; encoded by the coding sequence ATGACTGAATTTCTCATTGCGAATATGGCGCCGATCATGTTCGGCGCGCTCGTGGTATTCCTGCTATCAGGTTTCCCGGTTGCTTTTTCATTGGCCGCAAACGGCTTGTTCTTTGGCTTGATGGGCATTGAACTCGGCCTGCTCAAGCCGGAACTGTTGCAAGCCTTGCCGAATCGTATTTTCGGCATCATGGCGAACGACACCTTGCTGGCGATTCCATTCTTTACCTTCATGGGTCTGATCCTTGAACGATCAGGGATGGCGGAAGACCTGCTGGACACCATTGGCCAGCTGTTTGGCCCTCTGCGTGGCGGTGTCGCGTATGCGGTTATTTTCGTCGGCGCATTGCTGGCGGCAACTACCGGTGTGGTCGCTGCATCGGTGATCTCGATGGGCTTGATTTCGCTGCCTGTGATGTTGCGCTACGGCTACGACAAGAAGATCGCGAGCGGCGTTATTGCCGCCTCCGGTACGCTGGCACAGATCATCCCGCCGTCACTCGTGCTGATCGTGATGGCCGACCAATTGGGTCGTTCCGTTGGTGATATGTACCAGGCAGCATTCGGCCCAGGCCTGATGCTGACCGCGATGTATGCCGGTTACATCCTGATCATCTCCATCATGCGACCAAAATGGGTACCTGCGCTGCCACTGGAAGCCCGCAATCTGCGTGAACCTAACGGCAAAAGTGGCGTGGTATCGCTGTTCTTGCTGATTATTGCTACGGTTGCCGTCTGCTTCGTGTTTGAAGAGCTGCTGTTGTCCCTCAATCCCAAGCTGCATGCCGATGAAGGTGCAATTTACGCAGCGACCCTCGGTATTGCCGGTGCATTCCTGGTCGCCGTCATTAACCGTCGCATGAAGCTGGGCTTTCTGTCGAAAATGGCAGAAAAAGTTGTCTTCGTGCTGATCCCGCCACTGGCGCTGATCTTCCTGGTGCTCGGTACCATTTTCGTCGGTATCGCAACACCTACCGAAGGTGGCGGTATGGGTGCATTCGGTGCATTGGTGCTGGCAATCATGAATCGTCGCCTGTCATGGGACTTGCTCAAGCAAGCAATGAATTCGACTTCACGCCTGTCCTGCTTCGTGATGTTCATCCTGATCGGTTCCAGCGTCTTCGGCCTGATTTTCCGCGGCGTGAACGGTGACTTGTGGGTTGAGCATCTGCTGACCTCGCTACCGGGTGGTACTGCCGGCTTCCTGATCGTAGTCAACATCCTGTTCTTCGGCCTCGCCTTCTTCCTCGACTTCTTCGAGTTGGCATTCATCCTGGTACCTTTGGTTGGTCCGGTAGCTGAAAAAATGGGCATCGACCTGATCTGGTTCGGTGTGCTCCTGAGTGTGAACATGCAGACTTCCTTCATGCATCCGCCTTTCGGCTTCGCCCTGTTCTATTTAAGGTCTGTCGCGCCGAAAGAGGTCAAGACCTCGGATATTTACTGGGGTTCGGTACCGTTCGTGCTGATCCAGGTCATCATGGTGACGCTGATCATCGCCTTCCCGAAACTGATCTCGGTCGAATCGAAAACCGATATGCATGAAAAAATCGAGTTGAAGATCGATATGGGTGAAGAAAGCGTCGATTATGGCAATGATGATGCTACAGATAGCAGTAGCGAGAAACCTGCTGCCAGCGACGATGAGGCACCACAACTGAACTTCTCGACTGACGAACCAGCCAAGAAGTAA